One Thamnophis elegans isolate rThaEle1 chromosome 2, rThaEle1.pri, whole genome shotgun sequence genomic window, TTTCATGGATCCCAGCGAAGGTCTCAGGGGGATTCCCCAGTGTCCTCAGACAACGCTTCAAGAAACTCTTGATATAGAAGAATAAGTAATAGTACATTAGTAGTATGTTCTTCATGCTTCTTGCAATTAGTTTTAAAAACCTCTGATAATGATTATTACATcaataaatataacatttattgttattaaatttatatactgtccATCTCACTGTGAAGCAACTCTTTAAAAATGTCTTAAATAAAAACAAGAGATACAATAAATAATCCTAAGTAAATACCAGTTCCAGATTACACACCACAATCCTACAGAAGGTTTAGCATTGAACTATCACCTTACTAATTTTGAGAAGGTCACCACCCAAAGGATCAGCCTACCTTGTAGAGGGAAACCATTTCAGAGTATCAGTTTGTAACAAGTCCCTGAGTAATTCCAGCCAGGTCCTCCTCCAGGAGGCGCCCCACCATGGCTGGGCATAAACAATAGTATTTCTTCTTGCTTTGTGTTACCAAATGAATGAAAGAGATAAATCAGGTTCTGAAGGACCTAAAACTAGACTGATGAGACTAGATGTCACTATTATATACTCCCATTCCCAGCCCACCAAAAAGTTCCAATATCCATAGAATTTGTGAATTTATTCATAACACAAAATTATTCAAGTCAGTGTCAGGAGAGTCCATCTTACCACTCAGTCATCCCTACATTCTCCAAATATAGAAGTGATGTTGTAGCATTTTATATTCTGCAAAAACCTCAAAAGTGTGTGAAACAGCCATCCAGTTTTGTCTGCAACAAAATTGGTCTGCTTAAGGTCAAATTAAGGCCTGTTTAATTTTCAATATATGCCCAATCTCTGGGCTGCGACCCACTAGTTTGCAACCAGACCATAGAAACTTTGGGTGAAATTGCACACCCATCCCCATTTGCATGAGCAGCAAACGCACATGCATGGCACTTGTGCCAAACGGagctgcacacacatgtgcatgcttgccatcccctccccccccagccagtCTGCAAAACCAGAAAGATTGGAAAACTCTGCTAGGATAATAACCAGGGTACAGAATAGTAGGAGCTGAATTCTGAAATTACTAAAGCTAAATTATATGAAATCATGGTGGTAGGCTTGGTGGTGGTGTGCTTGATTGTTCTAAATGATTAAGGTGACCAATCATCCTCCTTTAGGGAGGACAGTCCTTCTTTTGTAAGTTCTGTCCTCCCTCAAAAAGTGTCCTCCTACATGTCCtcttcaagaaagctttcttgaaagtgaccaaaagccgccctgccgctatgtctgacatagcggcagggcggccaaaagccgctttctttctttttgcctcaccagccataaacctcagcGCATGTCACTGACATATATATACCCCAGGTTTTGAGTCACAAGTTATAGGCAAATTGTAGGGAGATTATCTAATTCAATGCCATgtacaaaataagaaaaatacatttgttttcaGAGAATATACCAACTAGTAATCAGTTGCAATTGAAGAATGCTActcttttatatcttttttttgcttatttttgcaaaATAAGCTTCAGCTTATTTTTGCTGGATTCAACAAAATAATTTCAACCAGAACAGGAAAATAAGAGAAATCCATATATAAATGGATTTGAAAAGGAATGCTTTTTTATTATGTAACATCAGTATAGCTTTCTTGTATATATAAGTATAACAGTACATTAAGAAATGCATTTTGCTGGTGAAGAAATGCTCCATCTTCTGAAGTCATAACTgatagaaatatatttatattgaagATTCAAAAAGGTCATAACTGTTTATCTTATTTTCATCATataatgttattttttccattagctgcttctttttatcatttatttttatttctttcattaaagctgaaataaaagagaaagtaaTATCAGTGATCAAAATAATTAATATACAAGTTTTGTCTCCATTTCATTGAGAACTTTAATGGAATGCATTTCAACACAACgtctaaaacaaataaacaattaatCAGAAAGCTAAATACCatgtaaagaaaaagattttaaaaaaatgcaaacataaCAGTTAAAAGAATCCAAAAGTTGTCACAAAAGAGCAGTCcaagacttctggtttgcttttgAAAGCCAAATCCTGAAAAAAGCAAAGGGAACCCTCTTTGAGAAGAATTCTGGTGCTTGAGTATCACCAGGGAAACAAACCACCAAATCAAAGACTCCACAGAAATCTTATGGACTATGTAGGTGCAAATCCTGAGCATTTGGGAGTCATACTACTTAGAATAGTAAAATCAAAATTAGGACTGGTGAGACCTAAGTTAAGTTACTTTCAGCTATGGAAATTGACTTGAGTGACTTTACTCTAGTCTCTTTCTCTTAATTCAACCTGACCTGTTGGATTACTAGTGTAGACAGAAAATGAGTCAAATCTCTCAATTTATAGGAGAGAAAGAATATAATCCCAATGAACGGACCTGGAAACCAACCAATTAGCTAAACAGTTAATAGAATTAGCAGTATATGTTTTGTACAGACAGCTTAATCAAAACTCTATCAGGCATACTCCAGTATTTCCAACTACTTCCAAAATTTAATCTAGAGGTCACCGGTGCAAGGATCATCTGACAAACAAGCATGCAGCTGACAAACTAGCCAAATTGGTAAAATACATTCTTTACTATATCTGGCATATGAGCTTCCAGCACCATGTAGGTTTTTAAATATGAGTGCTATCCAATCAGCacaagaataaatatatattggaGTGAATATTTTCCCAGAAAACAGTACTGTAATTTGATTTACTTCACCTTGTTTACCCTTTCTGATTTACTGCTGACTTCAGGCATTGTTTCAATCTCTCCTCACTTGGGCCTGAGGAGTAACTGTTGTATGTCATTGTTATTTCTGTGATGCTGTATCAAACTTTCCACAGAACCTTTGACATTATTAATTTCTATCAATCtcaagaaaatatttaaatattatcttTTACCTTGGGAGGAACAAGCAGCGCCATCATTTTTTCTCTGCTGTTGATTTGTTTTTCTGTCAGAGTCTGTATTTTTTGCTGTGAACATCACAGGTTTAGTGAAAGAAAGATTTTCTGGCTCCAGATTGTGTTCGGGGGGTGCACAGCAGGAAGCATGTTCTCCAGTATCCCATGAAAAGTTACAGGATTCATCTGACTCACAAGGTTCCCGCAAAATCTGCTCAGAAtatgtttcaggaggcaaaacttTTATGCAAGGTGGTAATGTAGTGACACAGTTTAGAGATCCAGAATTGGCAGAGGCCTGGTGGTTATGACCATAGAAATCAACATTGAAGGGACTAGCTGGTTCATCGTTGGTTTCTTCTGGAATATTGGTGAGGAGTCCAAGATTTCTGCTTTCTGACATGTCCTGAGATCTTGTTTGATGATCTGCAATTTCTATCATTTCATTCACCTGTTTTTGACAAGAATGTTAAATAGATTGTTTCTATTTTCCTCattgaaataaaacaatttcccTATTTTTACTTAAGAGTTTACTTACTCTTAAAtccaataaaataaagaaaataaaggcacTACATAGTAAGAGCATCTCCACTAACAAGCTGATTATATTTACCTCTTTTGTGTTTGCATTCTTTTTCCGCAGGCAAATGCAGACAGAAGTGGCCAAGCATAAAGAAACTGTTTCTGGCAAACAAACAGTTTGCTTATCTTGATATTTGTAACATATTTGTATGGCAGCAAGATTTTCAAAGTTTTTCTCCTTAATACAAGACAATTCTTTTGCCATTCTGAGTTCTTCAAGCAAAGCATCTTTCTGTTAAAGAAAGAGTTGGAAGAATGCGGATGATATTATTTCTCTGTCCTTTAAAGAATTCTTCTGTTTTTTGTTCACTTACATAATGAAATTGAAAGTAATAATTCTGTTTTCTACATATTACTAAATAGTTCCTCAAATTTTAACAGGGCAAAATGGTGTattatagggcaacaatttttgagcAAAGGTACCTCAAAGGAGCTAAATTATAGAATGTGGCCCAAATCCATGACTCTGAGGAATGGAATTTtgggaagttgtggctgcttcaataTTGCCAGGCTGCTGCTATGGTAATTTTTAAACATTCTATGACAGATGCTCAGCTACTCTTGCAATCCTGTTTTTTTCTCATTCCCCCAGCAACATCTGCTTATTTGGGGGCGGGGAGGGAAGGGAACAGGAAGGAACCCCATGCACCTTCTCATATAGACGTGGAACAAGTGAACTGCATAAAATAACAATGATTCAAAAACTACATTCTCCAGTTTGAGAActttttattatagcaatagcagtagacttatataccgcttcataggcctttcaggcctctctaagcggtttacagagagtcagcatattgcccccaacaatctgggtcctcattttacccacctcggaaggatggaaggctgagtcaaccctgagccggtgagatttgaaccgctgacctgctgatctagcagtagcctgcagtgctgcatttaaccactgcgccaccttggctctaactgCTCACTCTCAGGGTCTTTCTTCAAATGATTAAATCTTCCAAAATAAATTTTTTACATACCAGAAAAATAGGATTTCTTCTTTCATCTACTGCTTTCATGCCAGTCAGTATTTCTGCTAAAACctagaaaaatgattacaattagactttacatatatatatatatatatatatatatatatatatatatatatatatatatatatatatgtatatatatatatatatatatacatacatacatacatacatacatacacacacacacacacacacacacacacaaatatatatatatatatatatatatatatatatatatatataaataaaacaaaccaagCCTATAGAGATCACTATTGCCTATGCTAATGGGCAGCTTCTCTCTTCAGTCTTAGGCAGAAGTCTTCCCTAGTCTTACAATCCAAAACCCTTTTTTCCCTTAAGACACCAAGACACAACATAGCACAAATGGTGCTTACCAATGTCCTTGGAATGGAAAAATGAGCTTATTTATAAATTTTCAATCTCCAAGCATAATTTTATGAAATAACATCTTGACATTTTACTAATTTATGCACTGAAAGTAAGTTATCATGCTTAAATAAAGGAAAACATGTCCAATTCTTGGCATGAGAAGTATGTAAGATTATTCATGAAGAACAAAAACTTACAATTCCACAAGCAAATATATCCACTTTTTCAGTTAGCTGCCCATGCCTGACAAAATCTTCTGGGAAGTAAGCTAGTGAAGCTTTCAAGACCTTGGTTTTTATCACAGTATATTCCGATTTCTTTTCCACAGGATGCAGTCTAAGACCAGAATGTCCAAGTTGTGGTACAAAGTTTGCATCCAGCAAAACATTGGAACTGTTTGTATAGgagataaaaatacaaataaaagatTAGTTACAACATTGATCTTTGAATGTGAATTAGAAATTAACCCTAAACAGCATTATTAACTGATAAACAGCATTATTATCAAAACACCATTATTATCTGATAAACATCAGTTAAACAAACGTGAGACCAAAACCTGGTTTTAAAACTATAAGAAATGGCAGTTAATTCATGTCATTAATACTACATGCATTTGAATTCTAATAAAGTGTAACGTGAAGAAGGTactgtaaaatataaattatgcCATTATCAgccaacaatattttatttacatgacaATTTCTTAATTAGGAAAACAAATGACTTTCTTAAGATAATAagtattcatattttttaaaaaaaattatgaaacttgtatgtttcccctctCCCTGAAGGCAACTCTATACATCTGGCGATAAAATAATTAGGCAATGTATTAGgcagaataaatgaataaaagaacAGAGGGTGCATTCTAATTTTTCCCTTCAAGTACTCTCTTCTAGTTGTTCTGCCCTACTTATGACAAGGGAAAGAAAGCCAAAATCAGCTGAGGGGGCAGCTGCAGATGTGCACTGTAGATTCAGCAGGTAAGAAATGATTACAGTACATTTTTAATTAACTAATTTTGTGACTCTTAAGGATTTGTCTGACACATTGTATTACTTCTAAATTTAAGTTTGCCTTGAAGTACTGAAGGGGtgtttttatttccccttttttagtcatgaaagccaagccagctgtgtgtgtgtctgtgtctatgtgtatgcatgtgtgaggGTACATCTATGTAGGAGGAAGTACTTTATGAGTCAGTTACATCCTGTGTTACTTAAAATTTATTGAAGACAAAGTTGCTAGGGAGGATCCAGCACTGAGCTGATGTTGTTTAGCTATACTCCTTTCTTATGAAAACACAACATTTTTAATCAGATAGAAGTTTAAGTAGTTCATTAAGTAATATATAATAGGATGCATAAAGAAGTAAATGCTATTTTAAATGCACATTCCCACCTTTTTATATTTCCATGAATAATTCCAAACTGATGTAAATGTTGAATGGCTTTAATTAATCCCAAAGATATGCTGGTGCGTTTCTCCCATGATAATGCTTCAGAACTATCCTACAACAGAAAGAACAATGGATCTTTAAAAACATGAGTGTTTTGCAATGAATGACACAAAATGAATAACACATTGGGAATAGTTTTCACGTACTGCTCTACTGCCACATATTTCAGCCTCTTGAACCTGATACTGTATTGGATTGCAATACCATCATTTCCATGAGGATTGGAGATGGAAATTGTAGTTCAGTCTATTTGGGGGACACCAAGCTCTGGAAAAGCACCTATACTTCCTTCcaaaatagaattacagaatatgGAATATGTTGTGCTCCTAGGAGCACCCTCCCCAAAAAACCCTAACTGTAtagtaggagtgtcaaacttgaattCATtaaggaccacatcagggttgtgttttaccttggcgggggcagggggcatggccagttcgaTGTCCTGCAgtcttctgccagcgaaaattgagctccattttcactggcagagagctgcaggaggccatcacaccCAAAAACAGAGCGGAGGAGGGCTGCACGTCactgtcctttgctgtttccagggagatcccacaggccagatctaagcaccccgtgggctggatttggcccacaggccttgagtttgacacccctgctgcatAGCAACAGCTAAACATACTGCAACAGAAGCTGGTATTGAAGGTCAGAAAAAGTAATCACATGGCTGTGGGGTCATTGCAACAGCCAAACATTTGGGGACCAGTCATAGGTACCATTTTAAGTTCAGTCACTGAAagagtggttgttaagcaaggaccaccTGTTATTAACAGTCATTCTGAATTCCGATAACTAAGTAAGCCAAAGAGCAATACGTAACAGGATCATATGGTCAACTGTTTCAAACTGCAGCTGGTTGATTAAGTAAGAGCTAAACCCACCTCCCCATTCCCTGTGAATTGGGCTGCCTCCTTCTCCATTGTATGTCAATAATTGTATTCTGCTTGTATTGTGATTTTATTGGCTCTAtttatatttgattattttaatttttttaaaattttgaatgcTACCCAGAGTTGCTTTGAAACAAGATGACTAGCAAATAAATttcatcataaataaataaaataaaataaatgatcaaGCACAGCCTACTGCCTAAACACAACCAGATTTTCAATCCTACAGTATCCACTGGGTTATCACTGTACGCAAAAATGTTCGCAAAAATGCATGCTGTTGCTTACCTGACATTGTAGCCTGTCCAGTAATGATCCATTTTCCATGTAGGGATAAATCAAGGAGTGAAGCCCACTTTCTACACAGAAACCCAACAACTGTAGAATATTAGGATGGCAACATCTAAAAGGCATTTGAAGAAATTGTATTTATCCacttattgcaattatatatccCATCACAATCCCATAGGACATTTCCCAAGAATTCAAACATTATAACATACCCAATACAACAAGATCTAAGAAACATAAGACACACAAATCCAAAATCTCACAAGACCTTGTTTGAGGGAAAGGTTCCTCCGACCCTTTCCTTCAGATGGAGCTGAGGGTCAAAAGAGGAGAAGAGCTACAAAGCCTATCTAGAAGCAAACAGGcataaaaggcaaaaaataagCAATGATTTTGATAGaacaagaatagaaaattgaaacAAAAAAAGATAACACGGAGATCAAACCCTATTATTGGCCGCCAGCCCCTCCAACAAGCGAATCACAtgaggaggaggcatgggagtcagggtcagcatcaaggcaacttgAGGGTACCGAGGGGGAatagggaatggagctggcagagaaagagagagacagaggcggagttTGGGCCAGCTGTAAGCCCTCAAATGGAGAGTCAACAactcccaggtctggaggtggctggtgaggaagaggaggaacagctgggtccagtgcctgatgtgcagaaggcagaggagaggaaagcAGTGGAAATCCGTcggctgatccttgggaaggaagagccatagCTGTTAGCGAAGCCTCATCctagctctggagataaaaggcaggggacggagatgaatagatgcagcagacaactattcatctcccctgtaggacggacttgttagcctacagtgagagagaaactttttgccagggctgctggcactcctaatacaGGCATCATTACTTCAACTACAGAGGGTCTGTTGTGCTTACAAAAGGAGTATAGGTCTATAAAGAGTAGcaatgcatatatatacataggCTTTAAGACAAAAGAAATATAGAGGTCAGCAATAAATATATTACAGATATAAAACTAAGACATGATATTGAACTTTAAACAATATAGTGTAAAGCagcagtgaaattcattttttttactaccggttctgtgggcatggcttggtaggcgtggcataataataattaaaatagcaTATACTGTAGTTTTAGTAATAAGATACTAGTTTCTGAAATAGTTGAAGGcatttaatatttataatttgGGGGGGGAATAAGCTTTCCTTTGTAAATTCTCCCCCAGCCACTGAAGAAAGATGTAAAAGGAAATTAAAGTAGCTCTTCATTTCTAATAGTTATATGtttttattaatgtaatataTTTGTATTTCATACCATGACAAATACAATATTGAATTATATCCCTAAAGTATGGAACGGTCTCCTTATGGAGAACTTTGGCTATCGGTCTTGGGGCACCATAAAGAGGATAAGCCTATGATACTGGGAAAAAAGTATTGTAATTTTAAGGAATGGATTCCTGCTATGAGTTTATTGGTTTTTAAAAGACTTTGTGCTCTAAAACATTAGATGATGCATTATGTTCCTATGTGGTCCCCTTTATTGATAAATCCAATAACTGAATTCATTCTATAGATGTTCATGGTTCTCATAGAGATTTTTATTGTTGCTTTTTTGGTTAGGCTAAACATATTTAGCTTTTTTCACTGTTAACACTATTTAATGagaactttttaaattttattttaacccAGGGATTCTGCAGGTGGAGGGGAATGGTTAAGAGAGTCAAGATGATAGCTGATCCTGTCCCTTCTCTCATGTATTGTACATGTTATACATATAAACAAAAAGCATGGCTTCAATTGCAGTgaaggctgccatcttgattttttttactcaGCTTTGCCCATACCTCTGATTTaaacaatagaaataaaaagttgAGTGTTGTAACAGAATCTAGCCAGCCTGCCACAGTACTTCTCCAGATCAACTTAAACCTTAAGATGGTTtaaagcagaattagcctgagTCTCTTGTGTTCCCTCACTTCCTAGACTCAAATTCTCTTCTGTAATAGCTCTCCTTTCCTCTGTAACAGTCTTTGTTCCCTCCTACATGTTATCAGAGTCTGTTAGACATTCCATTATAAATCCACAACTAAATTAAGAAATCTTCCCTGGATTAAACATTCACTTCCTAATTCTTCAGGGTGAAGTAATTTTCATCAGGAAGTGCTTCTGTTGTGGAAGTTATTTATATCTTTTATTGACTATATTTTGTTACTGTAGCTTTAAGAAAGAAAACTCATTTCTTATTTCATTTGTTCTCCTTTCATTGCTTTGCTACTTATATTAACTTATTTACTGCACGTtatacaaaaaagaaattgtaTTGTTTCTAGCAATTTTCTACTCCTACATAGCCAGTTAATTAAAGGGAGATCTATTTTCCTTTTCCAGTAACGGAGCTGCATTTCACAAGGATTCCAGGCAATTCTCCCTGGTAAATTTGAAGAATAATTATTATTatgcaatatacatatttaacagGCTTAGTCACAGGAACCAGAAAATTTCAAGAGCTTGAATTTAGGCTCAAGAAATTCCCGGTGGGTGAGCTTGACTCTGGAAAAAGGTAAAATGTAACTAAGGAAattatgtgtttatttttctGTGTCTAAAATCATTTTTTTGAGGTCATTTGTAATGCAAGCCACCCATATTCTGGGCCTCTCTGATGCAAATCCTAAATTAATACTTTTTGAAGATAAAAGGTTTATTTTACTAGACTGaactagaaaagaaaaaatgaatgagATTGTTACAATGCCCACCCGAGCTCAAACGTTTCTCAAAGAGAACAATTTTCTTATTAAAGCtaaaatagcaaaaataaaatgtaaaaacattGACAGACtaaaagacacacacatacaatccTCACATAACACCCATttattcagcaactgttcaaagttgtcATGGTGCTGAAGACATGGACTTATAACTGACCTTTGAAATGTAcgtctgtttatttcatttatttattaaatttttataccATCCATGTCGCTATCCTGAATAAGTCTGGTTCACAAGGTAAACTAACATTGTCATCTGCTGCTTTTCCCCACTAAAATGTTGTCTAGCTACTTACCGAAAGCAGATTTGCACTTCTGTACGAAAAAATACTTGGGCCTCATTCTGGAATAAAGAGAATTCTATTATTTTTCGGAACAGTAAGTTCATACttacatatattattatatacagtatatactagCCATTTTCTATAACTTGTTTGAATCTATTAAACTCGAAGTGACAATCGGAATTGGAGAAGGAGAGGCTAGTATGTTTATTCTGCTGCAACCAATTTCATCAGTAATTCAAGATCCAAGAGTTCTCTGCCAACATGCTCATACATTGCATTTCactaacactatatatatatcgGTATAGAATGAAATCACATTGTATTATTATATCTGTATTTTCAACACTACAATTTTAAAAGGGAagtcattttttgcttgttttttaaattctACTATTTTAAACCAGGCTGATTTACTGATTTAACTGGGAGGTTAATTGAAATCTGTATTTATATTGTATTACATTTGTATAAGTAATGTATACAGCTTTGTAGAAAAGATGACTCAAAAGTGACAAGACTTTCACATCTTTCTCTCATCAACATAAATAGGTTCAACATTTAATGCTATTTGGTTCTAACTCAATAAAATTAACCCCATTATAATAATCCAAAATTATGTATCTCAACTCCTAACAATAACAGAGGATCTGGATTTTTGAATTTGTTCTCTCTTGCTCGATTTGGCTCTGATAAGCCAGTCTGGGTTTAATACTTATAAACAAAAGATGCCCTTTGAAATTATTGCAGACCAtttctatatagcaatagcacttatatactgcttcatagtgcttttacagccctctctaagcagtttacagagtcagcctgtttc contains:
- the IRAK2 gene encoding interleukin-1 receptor-associated kinase-like 2 isoform X2; protein product: MAKGKETGIPKPVTQVESEMAQPPSCSLEGSSPPSPYLHNLPSWVLEDFCQKMDCLNEYDWMRFASHVITDQTELRKIKCMEKAGISITRELMWWWGVRLATVQQLLELLQELEFYRAAQVISDWKSQNHDSARTLLKSPEQEKDLAHENGKENKEKIGNGMEVSSSLPYLTQMHKRQNDPLLKVDSDVPPLSLPPTSMDLPHSLHSNFSDFSNGKEKASPNRDTASLLWMPREVEIVTSGFNEKNRISEGLFATTYRGQRDNAHYVVKKLKENEAQVFFRTEVQICFRCCHPNILQLLGFCVESGLHSLIYPYMENGSLLDRLQCQDSSEALSWEKRTSISLGLIKAIQHLHQFGIIHGNIKSSNVLLDANFVPQLGHSGLRLHPVEKKSEYTVIKTKVLKASLAYFPEDFVRHGQLTEKVDIFACGIKDALLEELRMAKELSCIKEKNFENLAAIQICYKYQDKQTVCLPETVSLCLATSVCICLRKKNANTKEVNEMIEIADHQTRSQDMSESRNLGLLTNIPEETNDEPASPFNVDFYGHNHQASANSGSLNCVTTLPPCIKVLPPETYSEQILREPCESDESCNFSWDTGEHASCCAPPEHNLEPENLSFTKPVMFTAKNTDSDRKTNQQQRKNDGAACSSQALMKEIKINDKKKQLMEKITLYDENKINSYDLFESSI
- the IRAK2 gene encoding interleukin-1 receptor-associated kinase-like 2 isoform X1, with amino-acid sequence MAKGKETGIPKPVTQVESEMAQPPSCSLEGSSPPSPYLHNLPSWVLEDFCQKMDCLNEYDWMRFASHVITDQTELRKIKCMEKAGISITRELMWWWGVRLATVQQLLELLQELEFYRAAQVISDWKSQNHDSARTLLKSPEQEKDLAHENGKENKEKIGNGMEVSSSLPYLTQMHKRQNDPLLKVDSDVPPLSLPPTSMDLPHSLHSNFSDFSNGKEKASPNRDTASLLWMPREVEIVTSGFNEKNRISEGLFATTYRGQRDNAHYVVKKLKENEAQVFFRTEVQICFRCCHPNILQLLGFCVESGLHSLIYPYMENGSLLDRLQCQDSSEALSWEKRTSISLGLIKAIQHLHQFGIIHGNIKSSNVLLDANFVPQLGHSGLRLHPVEKKSEYTVIKTKVLKASLAYFPEDFVRHGQLTEKVDIFACGIVLAEILTGMKAVDERRNPIFLKDALLEELRMAKELSCIKEKNFENLAAIQICYKYQDKQTVCLPETVSLCLATSVCICLRKKNANTKEVNEMIEIADHQTRSQDMSESRNLGLLTNIPEETNDEPASPFNVDFYGHNHQASANSGSLNCVTTLPPCIKVLPPETYSEQILREPCESDESCNFSWDTGEHASCCAPPEHNLEPENLSFTKPVMFTAKNTDSDRKTNQQQRKNDGAACSSQALMKEIKINDKKKQLMEKITLYDENKINSYDLFESSI